The Hypomesus transpacificus isolate Combined female chromosome 2, fHypTra1, whole genome shotgun sequence genome window below encodes:
- the si:dkey-199f5.8 gene encoding beta-1,4-galactosyltransferase 3 — MITIQSKWRYLFMFLGIQLVVMALLSREGYQKRVTYFIRIFRKPDSSGGGLSQGCNNTSGPDVLAGSRAGVGADVYANLSLLARVQTGIEDMPFCPKTSPLIGGPIHVHFPSGLTFAEVQRKNPLVVRGGRYRPPDCEAQHRTAIIIPHRNREHHLKFLLYYLHPFLQRQQLNYGIYVIHQAGNYTFNRAKLMNVGFREAMREEDWDCLFFHDVDLIPEDDRNTYVCDSQPKHAAIAMDKFGYKLPYKMYFGGVSALSPLHYLKMNGFPNNYWGWGGEDDDIGIRVSLGGMYIKRPSLKVGRYKMIKHKLDKGNDVNPRRFNMLAKTRQTWKLDGMNTADYKVLMRDYLPLYTNISVNIGTEAGLHATQLSNTPAKTPAKPPVKLSTKVPAKPPVKPKQDQPKSQHP, encoded by the exons ATGATCACAATCCAGTCCAAATGGCGCTACTTGTTCATGTTCCTGGGCATCCAGTTAGTTGTTATGGCACTGCTCTCTCGTGAGGGCTACCAGAAAAGGGTCACCTACTTCATCCGCATCTTCCGCAAACCTGATAGCAGTGGCGGTGGGTTATCCCAGGGCTGCAACAACACCAGCGGGCCAGATGTCTTGGCAGGATCAAGGGCAGGTGTAGGGGCTGATGTGTACGCCAACCTATCCTTGCTGGCCAGGGTTCAGACCGGAATTGAGGACATGCCCTTCTGCCCAAAGACATCCCCTCTCATTG GTGGGCCAATCCATGTCCACTTCCCTTCGGGGTTAACTTTTGCTGAAGTACAGAGGAAGAATCCACTAGTGGTCCGTGGGGGTCGGTACAGGCCGCCAGACTGTGAGGCGCAACATCGAACTGCCATCATTATTCCTCATAGGAACCGTGAACACCACTTAAAATTCCTACTCTATTACTTGCATCCATTCCTGCAGCGGCAACAGCTCAACTATGGCATCTATGTCATCCACCAG GCTGGGAACTATACGTTCAACCGAGCAAAGCTGATGAACGTGGGCTTTCGCGAGGCTATGAGGGAGGAGGACTGGGATTGCCTCTTCTTCCACGATGTGGACCTTATACCAGAAGATGACCGCAACACATACGTGTGTGACTCCCAGCCCAAGCATGCCGCCATCGCTATGGATAAGTTTGGCTACAA GCTTCCATACAAGATGTATTTTGGAGGAGTGTCTGCATTGTCACCTCTGCACTACCTTAAAATGAACGGTTTCCCCAACAACtactggggctggggaggagaggatgacgaCATTGGCATTAG AGTTTCATTGGGAGGAATGTATATCAAACGACCGTCGCTGAAAGTGGGTCGCTACAAGATGATCAAACACAAACTGGACAAGGGAAACGACGTGAACCCTAGGAG GTTCAACATGTTGGCCAAGACACGACAAACCTGGAAGCTGGATGGCATGAACACTGCAGATTATAAGGTGTTAATGCGTGACTACTTGCCCCTCTATACTAACATCAGCGTTAACATCGGCACTGAGGCCGGTCTGCATGCCACCCAATTATCCAACACTCCTGCGAAAACCCCAGCTAAGCCTCCAGTCAAACTCTCCACCAAGGTTCCAGCCAAGCCCCCTGTCAAACCCAAACAGGACCAACCAAAGAGCCAACACCCCTGA
- the psmc4 gene encoding 26S proteasome regulatory subunit 6B, translated as MEDIGVTVEKSQEDIPVMHSSRPQTGLSFLAPEPEDLEDLYSRYKKLQQELEFLEVQEEYIKDEQKNLKKEFLHAQEEVKRIQSIPLVIGQFLEAVDQNTAIVGSTTGSNYYVRILSTIDRELLKPNASVALHKHSNALVDVLPPEADSSIMMLTSDQKPDVMYADIGGMDIQKQEVREAVELPLTHFELYKQIGIDPPRGVLMYGPPGCGKTMLAKAVAHHTTAAFIRVVGSEFVQKYLGEGPRMVRDVFRLAKENAPAIIFIDEIDAIATKRFDAQTGADREVQRILLELLNQMDGFDQNVNVKVIMATNRADTLDPALLRPGRLDRKIEFPLPDRRQKRLVFSTITSNMNLSEEVDLEDYVARPDKISGADINSICQEAGMLAVRENRYIVLAKDFEKAYKTVIKKDEQEHEFYK; from the exons ATGGAAGACATCGGGGTAACTGTGGAGAAGAGCCAG GAGGACATCCCTGTCATGCATAGTTCCAGACCCCAGACAGGTCTCTCTTTCCTGGCTCCAGAACCTGAGGACCTTGAGGACCTTTACAGTAGATACAAG AAGCTGCAGCAGGAACTGGAGTTTCTGGAGGTGCAAGAGGAGTATATCAAAGATGAACAGAAGAACCTAAAGAAAGAGTTCCTCCATGctcaggaggaggtgaagaggataCAGAGTATACCCCTGGTCATTGGCCAGTTCCTGGAAGCTGTGGACCAGAACACAGCCATTGTGGGCTCCACAACAG GTTCCAACTACTATGTGCGTATCCTGAGCACCATAGACAGGGAGCTGCTGAAGCCCAATGCCTCGGTGGCCCTGCACAAGCATAGCAATGCCCTGGTGGATGTGCTTCCACCAGAGGCTGACAGCAGCATCATGATGCTCACTTCAG ATCAGAAGCCTGATGTTATGTACGCTGACATTGGAGGGATGGACATCCAAaagcaggaagtgagagaggcGGTGGAGCTACCACTTACACACTTTGAGCTCTACAAACAG ATTGGCATTGACCCACCTAGGGGCGTTCTCATGTATGGCCCCCCAGGCTGTGGGAAGACCATGCTAGCCAAGGCTGTGGCTCACCACACTACAG CGGCTTTCATCCGTGTGGTTGGCTCTGAGTTTGTGCAGAAAtacctgggggaggggcctcGTATGGTGCGAGATGTTTTTAGGCTTGCAAAGGAGAATGCGCCTGCCATAATCTTCATTGACGAGATTGATGCCATTGCAACCAAGCGCTTTGATGCCCAGACTGGAG cggacagagaggtgcagaggaTCCTCCTGGAACTTCTTAACCAGATGGATGGCTTTGACCAGAATGTCAACGTCAAG GTGATTATGGCCACGAACAGGGCAGACACTTTGGACCCAGCTCTGCTACGTCCAGGTCGTCTGGACAGGAAGATAGAGTTTCCCCTGCCTGACCGTCGGCAGAAACGCCTGGTCTTCTCCACCATTACCAGCAATATGAATCTATCAGAGGAGGTGGACCTGGAAGACT ATGTGGCCAGACCAGACAAGATCTCTGGAGCTGACATAAACTCCATCTGCCAGGAG GCTGGCATGTTAGCAGTGCGGGAGAACAGGTATATCGTTCTGGCCAAGGACTTTGAGAAGGCCTATAAGACTGTAATTAAGAAGGACGAGCAAGAGCATGAGTTCTACAAGTAG
- the scn1ba gene encoding sodium channel, voltage-gated, type I, beta a, producing the protein MQMPLSKLPGCSVREKLLGVAAGLCHSACVEVESDTEAVANKGFKMRCISCKMKNEVPATATVDWYFMAKGESKFTHIYSYEDEVGDITDERFYERLDWNGSKRTQDLQDGSLYILNVTFNDIGTYRCFFNRILTFPNYEFHTNATKIIHINVVPRLTRGMASILSEVMMYVFLIAVQFWLLVEMVYCYRKIAASGEEALRDSAAEYLAITLEIKENCAGVQVSE; encoded by the exons ATGCAGATGCCTTTATCGAAACTGCCTgggtgcagtgtgagagagaaactcTTGGGAGTTGCAG CTGGACTGTGCCATTCGGCCTGTGTGGAAGTGGAGTCCGACACGGAGGCAGTGGCTAACAAGGGCTTCAAGATGAGGTGCATCTCCTGTAAGATGAAAAATGAGGTGCCTGCCACTGCCACTGTCGACTGGTACTTCATGGCTAAGGGAGAAAGCAAGTTCACACAT ATTTACAGCTATGAGGATGAGGTGGGTGACATCACGGATGAACGTTTCTACGAGCGCCTGGACTGGAACGGCAGCAAAAGGACCCAGGATCTGCAGGATGGCTCCTTATACATTCTCAATGTGACTTTCAATGACATTGGCACATACCGCTGCTTCTTCAACCGCATCCTCACTTTCCCAAACTATGAGTTCCATACCAACGCCACCAAGATCATCCACATCAACGTGGTGCCACGAC TCACCAGGGGCATGGCATCCATATTGTCGGAGGTGATGATGTACGTGTTCCTCATTGCTGTGCAGTTTTGGCTTTTGGTAGAGATGGTTTACTGCTATAGGAAGATAGCAGCTTCTGGGGAAGAGGCCTTGAGAGACAGCGC ggcggAGTACTTAGCTATTACTTTGGAGATTAAAGAAAATTGTGCAGGGGTACAGGTATCAGAGTAG